A region of Pseudomonas marginalis DNA encodes the following proteins:
- a CDS encoding class I SAM-dependent rRNA methyltransferase, giving the protein MSPLNQALRAALDHRQDLISELHAQGTDCYRLFHGSQEGAGGLTIDRYGPQLLVQSFHQSLETADLLELHQLVNQHMGLELLLVYNDRSRGNSRVDREDSVYRAEPAALEDLVGHEWGLNYRVRGRHAGQDPLLFLDLRNTRGWVKGHSAGKSVLNLFAYTCGVGLSAAAGGAREVCNLDFAEGNLAVGRENGQLNPQLPTMEFVQSDYFPAIRQLAGLPITQRRGQKLPSYPRLEQRQYDLVLLDPPAWAKSAFGTVDLLRDYQSLLKPALLATADNGVLICCNNLAKVSMEDWREQVLRCAQKAGRPVRDWKIMTPGADFPSQDQQPPLKTLILQL; this is encoded by the coding sequence ATGTCTCCCTTGAATCAGGCGCTGCGCGCCGCCCTCGATCATCGCCAGGATCTGATCAGCGAACTGCACGCCCAGGGCACCGATTGCTATCGGCTGTTCCATGGCAGCCAGGAAGGCGCCGGCGGCCTGACCATCGACCGCTACGGCCCGCAGTTACTGGTGCAAAGCTTCCATCAGTCGCTGGAAACCGCCGACCTGCTGGAGCTGCACCAACTGGTCAACCAGCACATGGGCCTGGAGTTGCTGCTGGTCTACAACGACCGCTCCCGCGGCAACTCGCGGGTCGATCGCGAAGATTCGGTATACCGCGCCGAACCTGCCGCGCTGGAAGACCTGGTCGGCCACGAATGGGGCCTCAATTACCGTGTCCGTGGGCGCCACGCCGGCCAGGACCCACTGCTGTTCCTCGACCTGCGCAATACCCGCGGCTGGGTCAAGGGCCACAGCGCCGGCAAAAGCGTACTGAACCTGTTTGCCTACACCTGTGGGGTGGGCCTGAGCGCCGCTGCCGGGGGTGCGCGCGAGGTATGCAACCTGGACTTCGCCGAGGGCAACCTGGCGGTGGGGCGTGAAAACGGCCAGCTCAATCCACAGCTTCCTACCATGGAGTTCGTACAATCGGACTACTTCCCGGCGATTCGCCAACTGGCCGGGCTGCCGATCACCCAGCGTCGCGGGCAAAAACTGCCGAGCTATCCGCGCCTGGAGCAGCGTCAATATGACCTGGTGTTGCTCGACCCGCCGGCCTGGGCCAAGAGTGCCTTCGGTACCGTTGACCTGTTGCGTGACTACCAGAGCCTGCTCAAGCCGGCACTGCTCGCTACAGCCGACAATGGCGTGCTGATCTGCTGTAACAACCTGGCAAAAGTCAGCATGGAGGATTGGCGTGAACAGGTGCTGCGTTGTGCGCAAAAGGCTGGGCGTCCGGTGCGGGACTGGAAAATCATGACGCCCGGCGCGGACTTTCCCTCACAAGATCAACAGCCACCGCTGAAGACTCTGATACTTCAACTGTAA
- a CDS encoding DUF748 domain-containing protein — protein sequence MPKGLIRAAGALLTALALYSLLGFLILPGIALRIANQQLANYATVPAHIERIELNPFSLEVTVWGLKIGEPGKEQVGFERLYANLQADSLWTRALHLADVQLDKPRTELLFDKSGQLNLAQLFKLPPSEPTPADPDAKPFPLRVDSIKLAGGYLHFQDLRPSEPIEFLYDTLDFELKNLSTLPEDNADMTLVAAGPEGGQIDWKGNFSLVPITSEGTLKVTGGKMKAWWPYVRDALPLVLEDGVLNFSTEYRFSLAKETELNLTNTAASIAPFAIKAPDGRPLVRLERLDVSETTVDLAKQQVVVGKIRSNKLETWAAREADGQLDWQKLFAGQPNKPAKAPEPATAPATADSPKPAPVAPSKPWQVLLKDVQLRNYQVHLADRQAKPAVALELGPLNVDVQNFDSLNQSPFTLKVDTGLGKQGKIQATGTVNLNPVSAKLKVNTKDIDLRVAQSYISPFIRLELRSGMLGSDLDVNLKSTDPLALQITGRAQVDQLHTLDTLKTRDFLKWQRLVLEGVNYQHGDSLSIDKVNLLQPYARFMINDDRTTNVDDLLIPQPADSGAKSSAKPAASKDKPLGIHIGQIAINDGSANFADFSLTPNFATAIQQLNGQIGTIDSRQAKPASVDIKGKVDRYAPVTIKGSVNPFDPMAALDIATSFKRVELTTLTPYSGKFAGFRIRKGRLNLDLHYVITKGQLKAENKVVVEQLQLGEKVDSADAVDLPIRLAIALLKDSDGKISIELPVSGDLNNPQFSVMPIVWQTLRNLVVRAATAPFKFIGGLVTGGGAEDLGSVSFAAGSSELNKDAEGALNTLAKALKERPALRLEIEGTAAASSDGPFLAAQRLEREYQYNYYKMLQRRGEKVPAQASLLEVPESEKAPLLEGIYRTRLKQQPPAEWKDLSSSDRSAKLKEGVIKFWSGSDVLLRQLGQDRASTIKDYLVDKAQLEDDRVYFIDAQLGQAEKDGRVITPMHLDAE from the coding sequence ATGCCCAAAGGATTGATTCGCGCCGCTGGCGCCTTGTTGACTGCCCTCGCGTTGTACAGCTTGCTGGGCTTTCTGATTTTGCCTGGCATCGCCCTTCGCATTGCCAACCAACAGTTGGCCAATTACGCCACAGTGCCGGCACACATCGAACGGATCGAACTTAACCCGTTCAGCCTGGAAGTAACGGTATGGGGCTTGAAGATCGGCGAGCCCGGTAAGGAACAGGTAGGTTTCGAACGGCTTTACGCCAATCTGCAGGCCGATAGCCTGTGGACCCGCGCCCTGCACCTGGCGGATGTGCAACTGGACAAGCCCAGGACCGAGTTGTTGTTCGACAAGTCAGGCCAGCTGAATCTGGCGCAGTTGTTCAAGCTGCCACCGAGCGAGCCGACCCCGGCAGACCCTGACGCCAAGCCGTTCCCGCTGCGTGTCGACAGCATCAAGCTGGCTGGCGGTTATTTGCATTTCCAAGACCTGCGTCCCAGCGAACCCATCGAATTCCTCTACGACACCCTCGACTTCGAACTGAAGAATCTCAGCACCCTGCCGGAAGACAATGCGGACATGACCTTGGTCGCCGCCGGCCCTGAAGGCGGGCAGATCGACTGGAAAGGCAACTTCAGCCTGGTGCCGATCACGTCCGAAGGTACGCTCAAAGTCACCGGCGGCAAGATGAAAGCCTGGTGGCCTTATGTGCGTGACGCCTTACCCCTGGTACTTGAAGACGGCGTGCTCAACTTCAGTACTGAATACAGGTTCAGCCTGGCCAAAGAGACCGAGCTGAACCTGACCAACACCGCAGCCAGCATCGCACCGTTCGCGATCAAGGCTCCGGATGGCCGGCCGTTGGTGCGCCTGGAGCGTTTGGACGTCAGCGAGACCACGGTGGACCTGGCCAAACAGCAGGTGGTGGTGGGCAAGATCCGCAGCAATAAACTCGAGACCTGGGCGGCTCGTGAAGCGGATGGGCAACTGGACTGGCAAAAACTGTTCGCCGGCCAGCCGAACAAACCGGCCAAGGCGCCGGAGCCTGCGACTGCACCCGCCACGGCCGACTCGCCAAAGCCTGCGCCCGTCGCCCCAAGCAAGCCCTGGCAAGTGCTGCTCAAGGATGTACAGCTGCGCAACTACCAAGTGCACTTGGCCGACCGTCAGGCCAAACCTGCGGTGGCGCTGGAGCTCGGCCCGTTGAACGTCGACGTGCAGAACTTCGACAGCCTCAACCAGAGCCCCTTTACCCTGAAGGTCGACACCGGCCTGGGCAAGCAGGGCAAGATCCAGGCAACCGGCACGGTCAACCTCAACCCGGTCAGCGCCAAGTTGAAGGTCAATACCAAGGACATCGACCTGCGAGTCGCCCAGTCCTATATCAGCCCGTTTATCCGCCTGGAACTGCGCAGTGGCATGCTTGGCAGCGACCTCGACGTGAACCTGAAAAGCACCGATCCCCTGGCGCTGCAGATCACCGGCCGAGCGCAGGTTGACCAGTTGCATACCCTCGACACCCTCAAGACCCGCGACTTCCTCAAGTGGCAGCGCCTGGTGCTCGAAGGCGTGAACTACCAACACGGCGACAGCCTGTCGATCGACAAGGTCAACCTGCTACAGCCCTATGCGCGGTTCATGATCAACGATGACCGCACCACCAACGTCGACGACTTGCTGATCCCGCAGCCGGCCGACAGTGGCGCCAAATCGTCAGCCAAACCTGCCGCGAGCAAAGACAAGCCGCTGGGTATCCATATCGGGCAGATTGCGATCAACGACGGTTCGGCCAACTTCGCCGACTTCAGCCTCACCCCCAACTTCGCCACTGCGATCCAACAGCTCAATGGGCAGATCGGCACCATCGACAGTCGCCAGGCCAAGCCGGCGAGCGTTGACATCAAGGGCAAGGTGGACCGTTATGCACCGGTGACCATCAAAGGCAGCGTGAACCCGTTTGACCCGATGGCGGCGCTGGACATCGCCACCAGCTTCAAACGTGTCGAGCTGACCACCCTGACGCCTTACTCGGGCAAGTTCGCCGGTTTCCGCATCCGCAAGGGCCGCCTCAACCTTGACCTGCATTACGTGATCACCAAGGGCCAGTTGAAGGCTGAGAACAAAGTGGTGGTCGAGCAATTGCAACTGGGCGAAAAAGTCGACAGCGCCGATGCCGTGGACTTGCCGATTCGTCTGGCAATCGCCTTGCTCAAGGACAGCGACGGCAAGATCTCCATCGAACTGCCCGTATCCGGTGACCTGAATAACCCGCAATTCAGCGTGATGCCCATTGTGTGGCAAACCCTGCGCAATCTGGTGGTGCGGGCGGCCACTGCGCCGTTCAAGTTTATTGGCGGATTGGTCACCGGAGGCGGAGCGGAGGACTTGGGTAGCGTGTCGTTCGCGGCAGGCTCCAGCGAGTTGAACAAAGACGCCGAAGGCGCTCTCAACACCTTGGCCAAAGCCTTGAAAGAACGCCCTGCCCTACGCCTGGAAATCGAAGGCACGGCCGCAGCCAGCAGCGACGGCCCATTCCTGGCGGCCCAGCGGCTGGAGCGGGAATACCAATACAACTACTACAAAATGCTGCAGCGCCGTGGCGAGAAAGTCCCGGCCCAGGCGTCCTTGCTGGAAGTCCCTGAGAGCGAAAAAGCCCCCTTGCTCGAAGGTATTTACCGCACCCGCTTGAAACAGCAGCCTCCGGCAGAATGGAAGGACCTGAGCAGCAGTGACCGCTCGGCCAAGTTGAAAGAGGGCGTGATCAAGTTCTGGAGTGGCAGTGACGTGCTGCTGCGCCAGTTGGGCCAGGACCGTGCAAGCACGATCAAGGACTACCTGGTGGATAAAGCCCAGCTGGAGGACGACCGGGTTTACTTCATTGACGCGCAACTGGGCCAGGCAGAGAAAGACGGTCGAGTGATAACGCCGATGCACTTGGACGCCGAGTAG
- a CDS encoding oxygenase MpaB family protein produces the protein MEFIRSRIETQLMSLTGLSLGQLDLENPKGDPGLFGPDSVSWQVHGDFSSMLIGGISALMLQALHPLALAGVWDHSNFRQDMLGRLRRTSQFISGTTFGARKDADWLIEKVRTIHLQVVGHAPDGRPYAASDPALLTWVHVAEVSNFLAAHLRYRNPHLCGRDQDRYYSEIAVVAERLGAQDVPHSRQEISDYLENIRPQLLCDERSREVLRLLLNAPSPSLLAKPFGALMMQAGIDLLPDWASTLLDQHQGPLQRRMIRAGVKRSAPLLRWAMRNGSVQRAHRRMGLM, from the coding sequence ATGGAATTTATCCGCAGCCGTATCGAAACCCAGTTGATGAGCCTCACTGGCTTGTCACTGGGCCAACTGGACCTGGAAAACCCCAAGGGCGATCCGGGCCTGTTCGGGCCGGACTCGGTCAGTTGGCAAGTCCATGGTGACTTCAGCAGCATGCTCATCGGCGGCATCAGCGCCTTGATGCTGCAAGCCTTGCACCCATTGGCCCTGGCCGGCGTGTGGGACCATTCGAATTTTCGCCAGGACATGCTTGGGCGCCTGCGCCGTACCTCGCAGTTTATTTCCGGTACCACGTTCGGCGCGCGCAAAGACGCCGACTGGCTGATCGAAAAAGTGCGCACCATTCACCTGCAGGTGGTGGGCCATGCCCCGGACGGGAGGCCTTACGCGGCCAGCGATCCAGCGCTGCTGACCTGGGTGCATGTGGCGGAGGTGAGCAACTTTCTTGCTGCCCACTTGCGCTATCGCAACCCGCACCTCTGCGGCCGTGATCAGGACCGTTACTACAGCGAGATCGCCGTCGTCGCAGAACGGCTCGGCGCGCAGGATGTGCCGCATTCACGCCAGGAAATTTCCGATTACCTTGAGAATATCCGCCCGCAATTGCTGTGCGACGAGCGCAGCCGCGAAGTGCTGCGCCTGTTGCTGAACGCGCCCTCCCCCAGCCTGTTGGCCAAGCCTTTTGGTGCCTTGATGATGCAAGCCGGGATCGACCTGCTGCCGGACTGGGCCAGCACCCTGCTCGATCAGCACCAGGGCCCGCTGCAACGCCGGATGATCCGCGCCGGGGTCAAGCGCAGCGCGCCGTTGTTGCGCTGGGCGATGCGCAATGGTTCGGTGCAGCGTGCACACCGGCGGATGGGGTTGATGTAG
- the acs gene encoding acetate--CoA ligase has translation MFDISTFPTADAVRRAAQLSQEDYQRLYRQSIEQPDTFWAEQAKGFLDWITPWHTVQQSDIQTGAAQWFAGGQLNVSYNCIDRHLAQRADQPAFIWEGDDPAKSSKITYRQLHQNVCRLANVLKSRGVKKGDRVCIYMPMIPEAAYAMLACTRIGAVHSVVFGGFSPDALRDRILDADCRTVITADEGVRGGKPVALKQNVDKALASCPDVSTVLVVQRTGAPVSWSEGRDLKYQQALDAASDDCPPEPMDAEAPLFILYTSGSTGKPKGVLHTTGGYLLQAAMTFKYVLDYRDGEVFWCTADVGWVTGHSYIVYGPLANGATSLMFEGVPSYPDSSRFWQVIDKHQVNIFYTAPTALRALMREGHAPLETTSRASLRLLGSVGEPINPEAWDWYFNAVGEQRCPIVDTWWQTETGGIMLSPLVSAQRIKPGCATQPMFGVQPVLLDEQGKVISGAGSGVLAIKASWPGQIRSVYGDPQRMVDTYFKPYPGYYFTGDGARRDEDGDYWITGRIDDVINVSGHRIGTAEVESALVLHDQVAEAAVVGYPHDVKGQGIYAFVTPMNGVEPSEALKKHLLELVSKEIGSFAKPELIQWAPALPKTRSGKIMRRILRKIACNELDSLGDTSTLADPSVVDGLIDKRLNR, from the coding sequence ATGTTCGATATCAGCACGTTTCCCACCGCCGATGCCGTCCGCCGGGCTGCGCAACTCAGTCAAGAGGACTACCAGCGCCTCTATCGCCAATCCATCGAACAGCCGGACACGTTCTGGGCCGAGCAGGCCAAGGGCTTTCTCGACTGGATAACACCGTGGCACACCGTCCAGCAGTCAGACATCCAGACCGGTGCCGCCCAATGGTTTGCCGGTGGCCAGTTGAACGTCAGCTACAACTGCATCGACCGTCACCTGGCGCAACGCGCCGATCAGCCGGCCTTCATCTGGGAAGGTGACGATCCTGCAAAATCTTCCAAAATCACCTACCGCCAACTGCACCAAAACGTCTGCCGCCTGGCCAATGTGCTGAAAAGCCGTGGCGTGAAAAAGGGCGACCGGGTGTGTATCTACATGCCGATGATCCCGGAAGCGGCCTACGCCATGCTGGCCTGCACGCGGATTGGCGCGGTGCACTCGGTGGTATTTGGCGGGTTCTCACCGGACGCCCTGCGCGACCGCATTCTGGACGCCGACTGCCGCACCGTGATCACAGCCGATGAAGGCGTGCGCGGTGGTAAGCCGGTGGCGTTGAAACAGAACGTCGACAAGGCCCTGGCCAGCTGCCCCGACGTCAGCACGGTGCTGGTGGTACAACGCACCGGCGCACCGGTGAGCTGGAGCGAAGGCCGCGACCTCAAGTATCAACAGGCCCTGGATGCAGCGAGCGACGATTGCCCTCCCGAACCGATGGACGCCGAAGCCCCGCTGTTTATCCTCTACACCTCCGGCAGCACCGGCAAGCCCAAGGGTGTGCTGCACACCACGGGCGGCTACCTGCTCCAGGCGGCAATGACCTTCAAGTACGTACTCGATTACCGCGACGGTGAGGTGTTCTGGTGCACCGCCGACGTGGGTTGGGTCACCGGCCATAGTTACATCGTGTACGGGCCGCTGGCCAATGGCGCGACCTCGCTGATGTTCGAAGGTGTGCCGAGCTACCCGGACAGTTCGCGCTTCTGGCAGGTCATCGATAAACACCAGGTGAATATCTTCTACACCGCTCCCACCGCCTTGCGCGCGTTGATGCGCGAGGGTCACGCCCCGCTGGAGACGACCTCCCGCGCCAGCCTGCGTCTGCTGGGCAGCGTGGGCGAACCGATCAACCCGGAAGCCTGGGACTGGTACTTCAACGCGGTGGGCGAACAGCGTTGCCCTATTGTCGATACCTGGTGGCAGACCGAGACCGGCGGCATCATGCTCAGCCCGCTGGTCAGCGCCCAGCGCATCAAACCAGGTTGCGCCACCCAGCCGATGTTTGGCGTGCAGCCCGTGCTGCTGGATGAACAAGGCAAGGTCATCAGCGGTGCCGGCAGCGGCGTACTGGCGATCAAGGCCAGCTGGCCGGGGCAGATTCGCAGCGTCTACGGCGACCCGCAGCGCATGGTCGACACCTATTTCAAACCCTACCCCGGTTACTATTTCACCGGTGACGGCGCGCGCCGCGATGAGGACGGCGACTACTGGATCACCGGGCGTATCGACGATGTGATCAACGTGTCCGGCCACCGTATCGGCACCGCCGAGGTAGAAAGTGCGTTGGTACTGCATGACCAGGTGGCCGAGGCTGCCGTGGTGGGCTACCCCCACGACGTCAAGGGCCAGGGCATCTACGCCTTTGTCACCCCCATGAATGGCGTCGAACCCAGCGAGGCGCTGAAAAAACACCTGCTGGAACTGGTCAGCAAAGAAATCGGCAGCTTTGCCAAGCCGGAACTGATCCAATGGGCACCGGCCTTGCCGAAAACCCGATCCGGCAAGATCATGCGCCGGATTTTGCGCAAGATCGCCTGCAACGAACTGGACAGCCTGGGTGATACCTCGACCCTGGCCGACCCCAGCGTCGTCGACGGCCTGATCGACAAACGCCTGAACCGCTAG
- the pgi gene encoding glucose-6-phosphate isomerase, translating into MAYYRTPHDVTALPAWQALNQHRQAMQDFSMREAFNADPQRFSQFTLSSCGLFLDYSKNLITGETRDLLVGLANEVGLKDAINSLYAGEPVNSSEGRPALHTALRRPVGDKLSVNGVNIMPDVHKVLNQITDLVGRIHDGLWRGYTEKPITDVVNIGIGGSFLGPELVSEALLSYAHKGVRCHYLANIDGSEFHELTMKLRAETTLFIVSSKSFNTLETLKNAQAARAWYLAQGGSEAELYRHFIAVSSNNAAAVAFGIREENIFPMWDWVGGRYSLWSAIGLPIALAIGMSNFKELLSGAYTMDQHFQNAPFEQNMPVLLGLLGVWYGNFWGAQSHAILPYDHYLRNITKHLQQLDMESNGKSVRQDGKPVSTDTGPVIWGGVGCNGQHAYHQLLHQGTQLIPADFIVPIVSFNPVSDHHQWLYANCLSQSQALMLGKTRSEAEAELRDKGIPEDDVQKLAPHKVIPGNRPSNTLVVERISPRRLGALVAMYEHKVFVQSVIWGINAFDQWGVELGKELGKGVYNRLTGAEETLAEDASTQGLINYFRGRHRG; encoded by the coding sequence ATGGCGTACTACCGCACCCCTCATGACGTTACCGCTCTGCCCGCCTGGCAAGCGCTCAACCAACATCGCCAAGCCATGCAGGATTTCAGCATGCGCGAAGCGTTCAATGCCGATCCCCAGCGCTTTTCCCAGTTCACCTTGAGCAGCTGCGGACTTTTCCTCGATTACTCGAAAAACCTGATCACCGGCGAGACCCGCGACCTGCTGGTGGGCCTTGCCAACGAAGTGGGTCTTAAAGACGCAATCAACTCGCTGTATGCGGGCGAGCCGGTCAACTCCTCCGAAGGCCGCCCTGCCCTGCACACCGCCCTGCGTCGCCCGGTGGGCGACAAGCTGTCGGTCAATGGCGTGAACATCATGCCGGACGTGCACAAGGTGCTGAACCAGATCACCGACCTGGTCGGCCGCATCCACGACGGCCTGTGGCGTGGCTACACCGAGAAGCCGATCACCGATGTGGTGAATATCGGCATCGGCGGCTCGTTCCTCGGCCCGGAGCTGGTCTCTGAAGCGCTGTTGTCCTACGCCCACAAAGGCGTGCGCTGCCACTACCTGGCGAACATCGATGGCAGCGAATTCCATGAGCTGACCATGAAGCTGCGCGCCGAGACCACGCTGTTTATCGTCTCGTCGAAATCCTTCAACACCCTGGAAACCCTGAAAAACGCCCAGGCCGCCCGCGCCTGGTACCTGGCCCAGGGTGGCTCGGAAGCCGAGCTGTACCGCCACTTTATCGCCGTGTCGAGCAACAACGCGGCCGCCGTGGCCTTCGGTATCCGCGAAGAAAACATCTTCCCGATGTGGGACTGGGTGGGCGGCCGTTATTCGTTGTGGTCGGCCATCGGCCTGCCAATCGCCCTGGCCATCGGCATGTCCAACTTCAAGGAACTGCTGTCCGGTGCCTACACCATGGACCAGCATTTCCAGAACGCGCCGTTCGAACAGAACATGCCGGTGCTGCTGGGCCTGCTGGGCGTTTGGTACGGCAACTTCTGGGGTGCGCAGAGCCATGCGATCCTGCCGTACGACCACTACCTGCGTAACATCACCAAGCACTTGCAACAGCTGGACATGGAATCCAACGGCAAGAGCGTGCGCCAGGACGGCAAACCGGTGTCCACCGATACCGGCCCGGTGATCTGGGGTGGCGTCGGCTGCAACGGCCAACATGCTTATCACCAGTTGCTGCACCAAGGCACCCAACTGATCCCGGCCGACTTCATCGTGCCGATCGTCAGCTTCAACCCGGTGTCCGACCACCATCAGTGGCTGTACGCCAACTGCCTGTCCCAAAGCCAGGCACTGATGCTCGGCAAGACCCGCAGCGAAGCCGAAGCCGAGCTGCGCGACAAGGGCATCCCGGAAGACGACGTGCAGAAGCTGGCACCGCACAAGGTGATCCCGGGCAACCGTCCGAGCAACACGCTCGTGGTTGAACGCATCAGCCCGCGTCGCCTGGGCGCCCTGGTTGCGATGTATGAACATAAAGTGTTCGTGCAAAGCGTGATCTGGGGCATCAACGCCTTCGACCAATGGGGCGTGGAGCTGGGCAAGGAGCTGGGCAAGGGCGTATACAATCGCCTCACCGGCGCCGAAGAAACCTTGGCCGAAGACGCTTCGACCCAGGGGCTGATCAACTACTTCCGCGGCCGTCACCGCGGCTGA
- a CDS encoding BON domain-containing protein — protein sequence MKKFALATATALTLAMGANVAFAQTSQAPMTLAAGEATKAKESVSDTWITTKVKSDLLTEKGIPGSDIKVETNKGVVSLSSTVAISDAQKETAVAITKKIKGVTAVSADGLLAGGATKADNIDKTKGAAADAKGATSDTWITTKVKADLVTEKGIPGTDIKVETNKGVVSLSSSVAVTEAQKTTAVNITKKIKGVKAVSADGLKAE from the coding sequence ATGAAGAAGTTCGCTCTCGCTACTGCTACCGCTCTGACCCTGGCCATGGGTGCTAACGTGGCCTTTGCCCAGACTTCCCAAGCTCCAATGACTCTGGCGGCCGGTGAAGCCACCAAGGCAAAAGAAAGCGTTTCGGATACTTGGATCACCACCAAAGTTAAATCCGATCTGCTGACCGAAAAAGGCATTCCTGGTTCGGACATCAAGGTTGAGACCAACAAAGGTGTGGTTTCCCTGTCTTCGACCGTAGCCATTTCGGACGCGCAGAAAGAAACTGCCGTAGCGATCACCAAGAAAATCAAAGGTGTTACCGCAGTTTCGGCTGACGGCCTGTTGGCTGGCGGCGCTACCAAGGCAGACAACATCGACAAAACCAAAGGTGCAGCGGCTGACGCCAAAGGCGCAACCTCCGATACCTGGATCACCACCAAAGTCAAAGCTGACCTGGTCACCGAGAAAGGCATTCCTGGCACCGACATTAAAGTCGAAACCAACAAGGGTGTAGTTTCCCTGTCCTCTTCGGTCGCTGTGACCGAGGCACAGAAAACGACCGCGGTGAACATCACCAAGAAAATCAAAGGCGTTAAAGCTGTATCGGCCGATGGCCTGAAAGCAGAGTAA